In the Nitrospirota bacterium genome, one interval contains:
- a CDS encoding radical SAM protein → MPILFINPGYSMRELYGDLAESGNELPPQNLAGLAAVTRQHGYETAIIDCAAIRMDMPTLLRKVSEFSPDYVGVTSTTITMENAGYVVTEIKKILPSTKIIAGGPHITALPKETLERFPAIDVGVVGEGEETLIELLNSMNNGKPFNEISGIAFRGSNGEIIVTQRRELITNIDTLPLPAWNLLPPIDKFYRPPGDSINRMPAVGLVTSRGCPGRCIFCDNITFGRRFRPHNAQYVLRMIKELVENYGVKEIYFEDDYFMASRKRLIEICNGLIEANFDLTWTCTGRISKTVDNDLLSLMKRAGCWQVCYGIESGSQEILDIIQKGTRLNDIRECIAKTRQAGLSVKGFFMLGNFMETEDTVKKTIDFIRELSLTDFHMCYFVPFPGSPAYSIAEQYGRFDKTWRNMNLYTPKCFIPHGLTEEKMRSLFRKCYRAHYFKPSVMFYYAKKIKNIGVLKKLIASFIAFMRFSFFNRKQVNI, encoded by the coding sequence ATGGATATGAGACTGCAATAATAGACTGTGCTGCTATAAGGATGGATATGCCCACCCTTTTAAGAAAGGTGTCTGAGTTTTCCCCTGATTATGTAGGGGTTACATCAACCACAATAACGATGGAAAACGCAGGTTATGTGGTTACTGAGATAAAAAAGATTCTTCCCTCAACAAAAATCATAGCAGGAGGTCCTCATATCACCGCTCTTCCAAAAGAGACACTTGAAAGATTTCCTGCGATAGATGTAGGCGTCGTCGGAGAAGGGGAAGAGACTCTGATAGAACTTTTAAATTCTATGAATAATGGCAAACCATTCAATGAGATTTCAGGAATAGCCTTCCGTGGCTCTAACGGAGAGATTATAGTTACACAAAGGAGAGAACTTATTACTAACATAGATACATTGCCACTTCCAGCTTGGAATCTTCTGCCACCAATAGACAAATTTTACAGACCACCTGGCGATTCCATAAACAGAATGCCTGCTGTTGGACTTGTTACCTCACGCGGCTGTCCAGGAAGATGTATATTCTGCGACAACATTACCTTTGGCAGAAGGTTCAGACCGCATAACGCACAGTATGTTCTCAGAATGATAAAAGAATTAGTAGAGAATTACGGAGTAAAAGAAATATATTTTGAAGATGACTACTTTATGGCTTCCAGAAAGAGGCTGATAGAGATTTGTAATGGGCTCATCGAGGCAAACTTTGACCTTACATGGACATGCACAGGCAGAATCTCCAAGACTGTAGATAATGATCTTTTATCTCTAATGAAACGGGCCGGATGCTGGCAGGTATGCTATGGCATCGAGAGTGGTTCTCAGGAAATTCTGGATATTATACAGAAGGGCACTCGCCTAAACGATATTAGAGAGTGCATAGCAAAAACCAGGCAAGCTGGACTTTCAGTAAAGGGTTTCTTCATGCTCGGGAATTTCATGGAAACAGAAGATACAGTAAAAAAGACTATAGACTTTATTCGGGAACTTTCACTTACGGATTTTCATATGTGCTACTTCGTTCCATTCCCTGGCTCACCTGCTTATAGTATCGCAGAACAATATGGAAGATTTGATAAAACATGGCGAAACATGAACCTTTATACCCCAAAGTGCTTTATACCCCATGGACTCACAGAAGAAAAGATGAGAAGTCTCTTCAGGAAGTGTTACAGAGCTCATTACTTTAAGCCTTCTGTGATGTTTTACTATGCAAAGAAGATAAAAAACATAGGAGTATTGAAGAAACTCATTGCCTCTTTCATTGCCTTCATGCGATTTTCATTTTTTAACAGAAAACAGGTTAATATCTAA